Proteins encoded within one genomic window of Panicum virgatum strain AP13 chromosome 1N, P.virgatum_v5, whole genome shotgun sequence:
- the LOC120655849 gene encoding glutaredoxin-C3, which produces MQYAAAEQAWYMPAAAAAPMAERAVARVERLASESAVVVFSVSSCCMCHAVKRLFCGMGVHPTVHELDLDPRGRELERALARLLGYGPGGAPVVPVVFIGGKLVGAMDRVMAAHINGSLVPLLKEAGALWL; this is translated from the coding sequence ATGCagtacgcggcggcggagcaggcgtggtacatgccggcggcggcggcggcgccgatggcGGAGAGAGCCGTGGCCCGCGTGGAGCGGCTGGCGTCGGAGAGCGCGGTGGTGGTGTTCAGCGTGAGCAGCTGCTGCATGTGCCACGCCGTGAAGCGGCTCTTCTGCGGCATGGGCGTGCACCCGACGGTGCACGAGCTGGACCTCGACCCGCGCGGCCGGGAGCTGGAGCGCGCCCTCGCCCGCCTCCTCGGCtacggccccggcggcgcgcccgtCGTCCCCGTCGTCTTCATCGGCGGCAAGCTCGTCGGCGCCATGGACCGCGTCATGGCCGCGCACATCAACGGCTCCCTCGTCCCGCTCctcaaggaggccggcgcgctCTGGCTCTGA